One Vallitalea pronyensis genomic region harbors:
- a CDS encoding ECF transporter S component yields MNTQYNGTDRLLIKIVYTGLMTALVLIATLFFKVPVPFTNGYVHLGDSMIFVAAILLGWKGGAFAAGVGSALADILGGYPHWALPTLIIKILMGAIIGLCVSQKNRKGMYTLLGVIFAGSFAGFNGFLHYILTKDVKNASKVSDFVLQELEVSSHGELLQLTDKVQMQLLVVTLLIPLSILLTSFIIAKYNHIKFRPSYTFSFVIAGTIMVFGYYIAYYLMIGNYIIPIFSIPWNVVQFVVGLLIAEIVIAGLRKAKAIQ; encoded by the coding sequence ATGAACACACAATATAACGGCACAGACCGCTTGCTCATTAAAATAGTCTATACAGGACTTATGACAGCCCTTGTGCTTATAGCTACACTGTTTTTTAAGGTGCCCGTACCATTTACCAATGGTTATGTCCATCTTGGGGACAGTATGATATTTGTTGCTGCTATACTTTTAGGTTGGAAAGGTGGTGCTTTTGCAGCAGGGGTAGGCTCTGCTTTAGCTGATATACTTGGTGGATACCCCCACTGGGCTCTTCCAACCCTCATCATAAAAATTCTTATGGGTGCCATCATCGGCTTATGCGTAAGCCAAAAAAACCGAAAAGGCATGTACACCCTTCTAGGGGTTATTTTTGCAGGTAGTTTTGCTGGGTTTAATGGGTTTCTTCACTATATCTTAACAAAGGATGTAAAAAATGCCTCTAAAGTGAGTGACTTTGTCTTACAAGAGTTAGAAGTTTCATCCCACGGTGAATTACTTCAATTGACGGATAAAGTTCAAATGCAATTATTAGTGGTGACATTGCTTATTCCTTTGAGTATTTTACTGACATCGTTTATCATTGCCAAATATAATCATATAAAATTCAGACCATCTTATACGTTTAGCTTTGTGATTGCTGGTACTATCATGGTATTTGGGTATTACATAGCCTATTATTTGATGATAGGCAATTATATTATACCGATTTTTTCTATTCCATGGAATGTGGTGCAATTTGTTGTTGGTTTATTGATTGCTGAAATTGTGATTGCTGGGCTTCGGAAAGCGAAGGCTATTCAGTAG
- a CDS encoding phosphatase PAP2 family protein produces the protein MRIFDLINNLDQNIIQYTYNHLRTPLLDDIMSFITHLGDAGIIWGVICILLIINKKYRKVGIIALIVLLTNIILGELILKNAIGRVRPYDALNLDIIINKLNSFSMPSGHALTSFSVAFVILFLVDDWKIYVPILLLATGILLSRVYLTVHYPSDVLMSVVIAFIVSWIVIKIAYHRGFLHKRKYE, from the coding sequence ATGCGTATTTTTGATCTTATTAATAATCTAGACCAAAATATTATTCAGTACACATATAACCATCTGAGGACACCATTATTAGACGATATAATGTCCTTCATTACCCATTTAGGGGATGCAGGTATTATATGGGGTGTGATTTGTATCCTTTTGATAATCAATAAAAAGTATAGAAAAGTGGGTATAATTGCATTAATCGTACTGTTAACCAACATCATATTAGGTGAGTTGATACTCAAAAACGCCATAGGCAGAGTTCGTCCATATGATGCATTGAACTTGGATATAATCATCAATAAATTAAACAGTTTTTCCATGCCGTCAGGACATGCCCTTACCAGTTTTTCAGTGGCTTTTGTTATTCTATTTTTAGTGGATGACTGGAAAATCTATGTCCCCATTTTGTTACTAGCGACAGGCATATTGCTTTCTCGAGTATATCTAACGGTACATTACCCTTCGGATGTGCTAATGAGTGTGGTGATTGCTTTTATTGTGTCATGGATTGTTATTAAGATAGCTTATCATCGCGGTTTTTTACATAAAAGAAAGTACGAATAG
- the trpS gene encoding tryptophan--tRNA ligase codes for MDVVLTGDRPTGKLHIGHYVGSLRKRVEIQGQFDESFIMIADTQALTDHALTPQKVRENVLEVMLDYLAVGLKPDLNRFFIQSLVPELAELTMYYMNFVTLSRLMRNPTVKSEMQQKGYGQQIPAGFLCYPVSQAADITAFKANLIPVGDDQLPMIEQTNEIVRRINHHFDKAVLCECKPLLSKVQRLPGIDGKGKMSKSLGNAIFLSDSNDEIRKKVMQMYTDPKHIRVEDPGHVEGNVVFMYLDAFDPQVDEVEVLKEDYRRGGLGDVVIKKRLIQVLVDIITPIREERLRLEKNKQELLSLLKDGSVYARHIAADTLKQVRDVLEINY; via the coding sequence ATGGATGTTGTGTTAACGGGTGATAGGCCTACGGGGAAATTGCATATTGGGCATTATGTGGGGTCGCTACGGAAGCGTGTGGAAATACAGGGGCAGTTTGATGAAAGTTTTATTATGATTGCGGATACGCAGGCTTTGACGGATCATGCTCTTACGCCTCAGAAGGTTCGGGAGAATGTGTTGGAGGTGATGTTGGATTATTTGGCAGTGGGATTAAAGCCTGATTTGAATCGTTTTTTTATACAGTCTCTTGTGCCAGAGCTTGCAGAATTGACCATGTATTATATGAACTTTGTGACGTTGTCTCGTTTGATGCGTAATCCTACGGTGAAGAGTGAGATGCAGCAGAAAGGGTATGGGCAGCAGATTCCGGCGGGATTTTTGTGTTATCCGGTTAGTCAGGCTGCTGATATTACGGCTTTTAAGGCGAATCTGATTCCGGTAGGGGATGATCAGTTGCCTATGATTGAGCAGACCAATGAGATTGTCAGGCGTATTAACCATCATTTTGATAAGGCGGTTTTATGTGAGTGTAAGCCTTTATTGTCAAAGGTTCAGCGTTTACCTGGGATAGATGGAAAGGGTAAAATGAGTAAGTCCTTGGGGAATGCTATTTTTTTAAGTGATAGTAATGATGAGATTCGTAAGAAAGTCATGCAGATGTATACGGACCCTAAGCATATTCGTGTTGAAGATCCTGGTCATGTGGAGGGGAATGTGGTTTTTATGTATTTGGATGCTTTTGATCCTCAGGTGGATGAGGTCGAAGTATTGAAAGAAGATTATCGACGAGGTGGGCTTGGTGATGTGGTCATTAAGAAACGACTTATTCAAGTGTTGGTAGATATCATTACACCTATACGAGAAGAAAGATTGCGTTTAGAGAAAAATAAACAGGAATTGTTAAGCTTATTAAAAGATGGTAGTGTTTATGCAAGGCATATTGCGGCGGATACGCTTAAGCAGGTAAGGGATGTATTGGAAATAAATTATTGA
- the trpB gene encoding tryptophan synthase subunit beta yields MKHEFGKFGGQYVPEPVMHALSELEKAYHEAIKDPSFKEAYLHYMKDYVGRETPLYFAKNMTEKLGGAKIYLKREDLNHTGAHKINNAIGQILLAKRMGKKKIIAETGAGQHGVATATAAAMFNMECEIYMGKEDIERQKLNVFRMELLGAKVVPVTKGTMTLSDAVDAAFETWVHRLEDTFYLLGSAVGPHPYPTMVREFQKIIGEEALRQVKDKEGRLPDYCIACVGGGSNAIGLFHAFYPHEEVALIGVEAAGKGIDTDQHAATMTLGKEGVIHGMNTFYVQDDDGEISPVYSISAGLDYPGVGPEHAHYKESGRAKYEAVTDDEAVRAFLYLTQTEGIIPAIESSHALAYAMKLAPTLSKDKVMVINLSGRGDKDVESIEKYLEAHDMPIQI; encoded by the coding sequence ATGAAACATGAATTTGGAAAATTTGGAGGACAATATGTACCAGAGCCAGTTATGCATGCGTTATCGGAATTAGAGAAAGCCTATCATGAGGCCATAAAAGACCCATCATTTAAAGAAGCGTATCTTCACTATATGAAAGATTATGTAGGACGTGAAACACCTTTATATTTTGCAAAAAATATGACGGAAAAATTGGGTGGTGCTAAGATATACCTTAAGCGAGAAGACCTTAATCACACAGGTGCTCATAAGATTAACAATGCTATAGGACAGATTTTATTAGCAAAGCGTATGGGTAAGAAGAAAATTATTGCAGAAACAGGAGCAGGACAACATGGTGTAGCGACAGCAACAGCAGCGGCCATGTTCAACATGGAATGTGAAATTTATATGGGAAAAGAAGATATAGAGCGTCAGAAATTAAATGTGTTTCGGATGGAATTATTAGGGGCTAAGGTGGTGCCTGTAACGAAAGGAACCATGACCTTGAGTGATGCAGTGGATGCGGCTTTTGAAACATGGGTGCATCGATTGGAAGATACTTTTTATCTCTTAGGTTCAGCAGTTGGACCACATCCTTATCCAACTATGGTACGTGAGTTCCAGAAGATTATTGGAGAGGAAGCCCTTCGACAAGTTAAGGATAAAGAGGGACGTTTACCGGATTATTGTATTGCTTGTGTCGGTGGAGGTAGTAATGCTATTGGGTTATTTCATGCGTTCTATCCACACGAAGAAGTGGCACTTATTGGTGTAGAGGCAGCTGGTAAAGGTATCGATACAGATCAGCATGCGGCAACCATGACACTTGGTAAGGAAGGTGTTATTCATGGGATGAATACTTTCTATGTTCAAGATGATGATGGTGAGATTAGTCCGGTGTACTCTATTTCGGCAGGGCTTGATTATCCTGGTGTAGGACCTGAGCATGCACATTATAAGGAATCGGGTAGGGCGAAGTATGAAGCGGTGACAGATGATGAGGCTGTAAGGGCGTTTTTATATTTGACTCAGACAGAGGGTATTATTCCTGCTATTGAGAGTTCGCATGCTTTAGCTTATGCGATGAAGTTAGCGCCTACTTTGAGTAAGGATAAGGTGATGGTGATTAATTTATCGGGTAGAGGGGATAAGGATGTGGAGTCTATAGAGAAGTATTTGGAGGCTCATGATATGCCTATTCAGATTTAG
- a CDS encoding Bax inhibitor-1/YccA family protein, translated as MEDRTLSVQGLNAFLSKVFMWMFLGLLTTAATAYFVAGSDQLLSFVYSNPVIYIGLIVFEFILVVVIGKNALKYTYQKTVSLFLLYSFINGVTLSIIVRLYAGESVSTAFVITAALFGVMALYGTFTKTDLTPFRSFLIIGVVGIIIATVANMFMGSSQMSYYISIAGVVIFAGLTAYDMQKMKQYYAYSVSEGGSKEGNIAVRGALTLYLDFINLFIFVLRLVGRRR; from the coding sequence ATGGAAGACCGCACTTTGTCCGTACAAGGACTTAATGCATTTTTATCAAAAGTATTTATGTGGATGTTCTTAGGACTTTTAACAACCGCCGCTACAGCTTATTTTGTAGCTGGATCGGATCAATTATTGAGTTTTGTGTACAGTAATCCAGTGATTTATATTGGTTTAATTGTATTTGAGTTTATCTTAGTTGTGGTAATTGGTAAGAATGCGCTGAAGTATACTTATCAGAAAACAGTATCCTTATTTTTATTATATTCTTTCATTAATGGAGTGACTTTATCCATCATTGTTAGATTGTATGCAGGGGAATCTGTATCAACTGCCTTTGTTATAACAGCAGCTCTTTTTGGTGTTATGGCATTATATGGTACTTTTACGAAAACGGACTTAACACCCTTTCGCTCATTCTTAATTATTGGTGTTGTAGGTATCATCATTGCTACCGTTGCTAACATGTTTATGGGTAGTAGTCAAATGAGCTATTATATCAGTATCGCAGGGGTTGTTATTTTTGCTGGTCTTACTGCTTATGATATGCAGAAAATGAAACAGTACTATGCTTATAGTGTCAGTGAAGGTGGTTCAAAAGAAGGCAATATCGCTGTGAGAGGTGCACTAACACTGTATTTGGATTTCATTAATCTATTTATTTTTGTATTACGGTTAGTAGGTAGAAGAAGATAA
- the pdxR gene encoding MocR-like pyridoxine biosynthesis transcription factor PdxR, which yields MMDLMPNLGMENGQPLYVQLYRYIREEIIQGRLEQDEKLPSIRRLSKSLAISRTTIENAYQQLLVEGYLYSLPQKGYYVSAFDKTYVNHQETQVVGHPQARIEDSIQYDFKNEYVEVHNFDFNLWRKYMNRVLNYDSHKLYKANHIQGEEELRQEIVRYLRRSRGVTAEPHQIIVGSGGQYLLNILSTLLKQMHIRECAFEDPGFNRAKNIFIHNDFNIVPIPVEAQGLNLEVLRQSQAKLCYVSPSHQFPTGMVMSIDQRIQLLKWASDNKGYIIEDDYNSELRYSGKPIPSMQSFDKDNRVIYLGSFSTVLVPAIRISYMILPNGLFDLYHQNKYRYTQTTSKTEQLALATFMGEGMFEKHIRRLKKNYAKKNAAIIQAVRTYMDEHVTIGGMDSGLHLLLTIKTSLTEQEIVKMAYHKAMLLFSMSEYRIAPREDSNPIMILSYRGIPSEKIDEAIKLLKEITIK from the coding sequence ATGATGGACTTAATGCCAAATTTGGGTATGGAAAATGGGCAGCCACTCTATGTGCAGTTGTATCGGTATATCCGTGAGGAAATTATACAGGGACGGTTAGAACAAGATGAGAAACTACCCTCTATTAGACGACTATCCAAGAGTTTGGCCATTAGTCGAACAACCATAGAAAATGCTTATCAACAGTTGCTGGTTGAAGGATATCTCTATAGTTTACCTCAAAAAGGGTATTATGTGAGCGCTTTTGATAAAACATATGTCAATCACCAAGAAACCCAAGTAGTAGGTCATCCCCAAGCCCGTATAGAAGACTCTATTCAATACGACTTCAAAAATGAATACGTAGAGGTACATAATTTTGACTTTAATTTATGGCGAAAGTACATGAACAGGGTTCTTAATTATGATTCCCATAAACTCTATAAAGCCAATCACATTCAAGGAGAGGAAGAGCTAAGGCAGGAAATCGTCCGATACTTGAGACGTTCCCGAGGTGTAACAGCTGAACCTCATCAGATCATTGTCGGTAGTGGTGGACAGTATTTATTAAACATTCTCAGTACACTCCTTAAACAAATGCATATCAGAGAATGTGCCTTTGAAGACCCTGGCTTTAACCGAGCAAAGAATATATTTATCCACAATGATTTTAACATTGTACCAATACCTGTTGAAGCCCAAGGGCTTAATCTGGAAGTACTAAGACAATCACAAGCGAAACTGTGCTATGTAAGTCCTTCACACCAATTCCCAACAGGTATGGTCATGTCCATTGACCAAAGGATACAATTACTAAAATGGGCCAGTGACAATAAGGGCTACATCATTGAAGACGATTATAACAGTGAGTTAAGGTATTCCGGTAAACCAATACCTTCTATGCAAAGCTTTGACAAGGATAATCGTGTGATTTATTTGGGTTCTTTTTCCACGGTACTTGTACCAGCCATTCGCATTAGTTACATGATCTTACCCAACGGGCTGTTTGATTTATATCATCAGAACAAATACCGTTATACCCAAACCACATCAAAAACAGAGCAGTTAGCTTTAGCAACATTTATGGGAGAAGGTATGTTTGAAAAGCATATACGACGGCTGAAAAAAAATTATGCGAAAAAAAATGCAGCCATCATCCAAGCTGTAAGAACATACATGGATGAACACGTTACCATTGGTGGTATGGACTCAGGGTTACATTTGCTGCTAACCATCAAGACGTCACTTACGGAACAAGAAATTGTTAAAATGGCTTATCATAAGGCTATGCTGTTGTTTAGTATGTCCGAATACCGTATAGCACCTAGGGAAGATTCGAATCCCATTATGATTTTATCCTACCGTGGTATACCTTCTGAAAAAATTGACGAAGCCATTAAGTTGCTAAAAGAAATAACAATAAAATAA
- a CDS encoding aminopeptidase, translated as MFNYKEYYKKENEPILHDYQKALKQVETMVMETKGKEDYEDYFNQLGQFILMVTELEEAMCEPNYYTKRSFEELQGINKALYEDILPEHYDTSYGNPAFAVAQFGRDMGQVLTALYGFVRDLIPNAYEHKLFAMAQTIELVNACYEHVKNRDTMEVETLRQLIAESKKSHIGLQAYDYLNYVSNPNITYLVDMINKDDLSDMRYLFKYGRYITDNEIKIATYVDTLPEETIKMMANIMSEGLRNGYIRDNKDITIKSTVSLRYQIGFERVMKHVIANFEALGLRSIINAIKLSNIEFNSVFTSMFSTLPNRQYYYDHRYDFAIYYDKAYSDIKLQALRDGAERLADQLKQYGGPALLQPFGENPFSPLSKKENIELDDEQIQLDKSVSIEKTKIIYTYVPREEFSFTIVSYPIPEIGEQFEAIFDETIKVNTLDQEVYDRIQHHIIDALDKGDYVHVKGKGTNKTDIKVNLYPLNAPEKETRFHNCLADVNIPVGEVYTSPVLAGTNGRLFVEEVFLNGLKYINLDMTFKDGFIETYTCDNFDDEAACKKYVHENLILPHDTLPIGEFAIGTNTTAYVMAQKYNIIHLLPILIVEKMGPHFAIGDTCFMWSEDIPVYNSNGKEVIARDNEKSILRKTNVEEAYTGRHTDITLPYSGLAFIDIIQADGERIPLIKDGKFVLKGTEELNKAFDVK; from the coding sequence ATGTTTAATTACAAAGAATATTATAAGAAAGAGAATGAACCCATTCTACACGATTACCAAAAAGCTCTTAAACAGGTAGAAACCATGGTTATGGAAACAAAAGGAAAAGAAGACTATGAGGATTATTTTAACCAATTAGGACAATTTATTCTTATGGTTACTGAGCTTGAAGAAGCTATGTGTGAACCGAATTATTACACAAAAAGATCCTTTGAAGAGTTACAAGGGATAAACAAAGCATTATATGAAGATATCCTACCAGAGCATTACGATACAAGTTATGGTAATCCTGCATTTGCAGTCGCTCAGTTTGGTAGAGATATGGGGCAAGTGTTAACAGCATTATATGGGTTTGTGAGAGACCTTATTCCTAATGCCTATGAACACAAACTATTTGCTATGGCACAAACCATTGAATTGGTTAATGCGTGTTATGAACACGTCAAGAACAGGGATACCATGGAAGTTGAAACACTCAGACAGTTAATTGCTGAGAGCAAAAAGTCCCATATTGGATTACAGGCATATGATTACTTGAATTATGTTTCTAATCCAAACATTACCTATCTTGTTGATATGATTAATAAAGACGATCTTTCTGATATGCGCTACCTTTTCAAATATGGGCGTTATATTACAGATAATGAGATTAAAATAGCTACATATGTAGATACACTACCGGAAGAAACCATAAAAATGATGGCAAACATTATGTCAGAAGGGCTCCGCAATGGCTATATAAGAGATAATAAAGATATAACCATAAAATCAACGGTTAGTTTACGCTATCAAATAGGGTTTGAACGTGTGATGAAGCATGTTATAGCCAACTTTGAAGCATTAGGTTTACGATCTATTATTAATGCCATTAAGTTATCAAACATTGAATTTAATAGTGTTTTTACAAGTATGTTCTCAACATTACCTAATCGCCAATATTATTATGACCATCGTTACGATTTTGCTATATATTATGATAAAGCTTATTCAGATATAAAGCTTCAAGCACTTCGTGATGGGGCAGAGCGTTTAGCTGACCAGCTAAAACAATATGGTGGACCTGCTTTATTACAACCATTTGGTGAAAACCCATTCTCACCACTTTCTAAAAAAGAAAACATTGAATTAGATGATGAACAGATACAACTGGACAAAAGTGTTTCCATTGAAAAAACAAAAATTATCTATACCTATGTGCCACGTGAAGAATTCAGTTTTACCATTGTATCCTATCCAATACCAGAGATTGGCGAGCAGTTTGAAGCTATTTTTGATGAAACCATTAAAGTGAATACATTGGATCAGGAGGTATATGATCGTATTCAACATCATATTATTGACGCCCTTGATAAAGGGGATTACGTCCACGTTAAGGGTAAGGGAACCAATAAAACAGATATTAAAGTCAACCTCTACCCATTAAATGCTCCAGAAAAAGAAACCAGATTCCATAACTGTCTTGCAGATGTGAACATTCCTGTAGGTGAAGTTTATACGTCCCCTGTACTTGCTGGTACCAATGGGCGGTTATTTGTGGAAGAAGTATTTTTGAATGGACTAAAATACATTAATCTTGACATGACGTTTAAAGATGGTTTTATTGAAACCTATACTTGCGACAACTTTGATGATGAAGCTGCGTGTAAAAAATATGTGCATGAAAACTTAATATTACCACATGACACACTACCCATAGGCGAGTTTGCTATAGGAACTAATACCACAGCCTATGTGATGGCACAGAAATATAATATTATACACCTACTACCTATATTAATTGTTGAGAAAATGGGACCTCATTTTGCTATTGGTGATACGTGCTTTATGTGGTCAGAAGACATTCCTGTATATAATTCCAATGGTAAAGAAGTCATTGCAAGGGATAATGAGAAATCTATTCTAAGAAAAACAAATGTAGAAGAAGCCTACACAGGACGACATACAGATATTACCCTGCCTTACAGTGGTCTTGCTTTTATTGATATTATTCAAGCAGATGGTGAGCGTATTCCACTCATCAAAGATGGTAAATTTGTCCTTAAAGGTACAGAAGAATTAAATAAAGCCTTT
- a CDS encoding response regulator — translation MDKRALLVNDSRFESLILKDMLNGLGYDVELADEFDAIYEAEQFEPHLVIVNYIMRKIKGDELIKDIKSSIPESKCLLSSNGTVNREQLEDTVDGVLHTPISMFTLKDSLRRIGEYEEKISFLDQDQRQSKMLHFCPYCASSLKGFSEEIVFCPYCGKSMQEILIKSN, via the coding sequence ATGGATAAAAGAGCACTTCTAGTTAACGATTCAAGATTTGAAAGTCTTATATTAAAAGATATGTTAAACGGTCTAGGCTATGATGTAGAATTGGCAGATGAATTTGATGCAATTTATGAAGCAGAACAATTTGAACCTCATCTTGTTATTGTGAATTATATTATGCGAAAAATCAAAGGTGATGAATTGATTAAAGATATCAAGAGCAGCATCCCTGAGAGCAAGTGTCTATTATCATCCAATGGAACTGTCAATAGAGAGCAGTTAGAAGATACGGTGGATGGTGTGCTTCATACACCCATTTCCATGTTTACATTGAAGGATAGTTTAAGAAGAATTGGTGAATATGAAGAAAAAATTAGTTTTCTAGATCAAGACCAACGCCAATCTAAAATGCTGCATTTTTGCCCTTATTGTGCAAGCAGTTTAAAGGGCTTTAGTGAAGAAATTGTATTTTGTCCTTACTGTGGAAAGTCCATGCAAGAAATACTCATTAAAAGCAATTAA